The genomic stretch TACGCCCGTGCGGGCGGCCCCGCGACGCGCGGCCTTCAACAGGCGTACGCCCGGCGGTGCGGGGTGGTGCTGCGCAGGCTGTGCGGGGGCGACACCGAGTGACGCCCCCGCTTCAAGGCCTCAGCGCATGAGCACTCCGGCGCCCTCCACCGCGTCCTGCGAGGGTGCGGTGACCAGGCCCAGTTCCGCGCCGGACGCCAGCAGCCGGTGCGCCGGAAGGATCCGTACCGTGTAGCCGTAGGGCCCGGTGCGGTCCAGGGAGAGCGGGCCCTCGTAGACCCAGCGCCCGTCCAGGTCGGGGCCGGACGTCGGCTTCAGCGGGACCGTCGCCGCGTCGGTGATGCGGTCCTCGCCGTCCACCCGGCCGGAGACCGCCTGCACCTCCACGTCGTCCGGCGCCAGTTCGCCGAGGCCGACCCGGACCCTCAGGCTCAGGGTCGTGCCCAGCTCGGCGGTGGTCGCGGCCACCGAGGTCTCCACATGGTCGACGCTGACGCCGTGCCAGGCCGCACGCACCCGCGCCTTCCAGGCCGCCAGTTCCTGCGCCGAGTCCGCGTCCATCGAGCGGTGGGCCAGCGCGGCCGGGGTGTACAGGCGCTCGACGTACTCCCGGACCATCCGCCCGGCCAGCACCTTCGGGCCGAGCAGGGTGAGGGTCTGGCGGACCATCTCGATCCAGCGGTCCGGCAGTCCGCCCTGGCCGCGCTCGTAGAACCGCGGGGTGACCCGCTGCTCCAGCAGGTCGTACAGCGCAGCCGCCTCGATGTCGTCGCGCCGGTCCGGGTCCGTCTGCGAGCCGTCCGCGGTCGGGATCGCCCAGCCGAAGTCGGGCTGGAACCATTCGTCCCACCAGCCGTCCAGGACGGAGAGGTTGAGACAGCCGTTGAGGGCCGCCTTCATCCCACTGGTGCCGCACGCCTCCAGCGGCCTCAGCGGATTGTTCAGCCAGATGTCGCAGCCCGGGTAGAGCTTCTGCGCCATCGCCATGCCGTAATCGGGCAGGAAGACGATGCGGTGGCGGACCCGCGGGTCGTCGGCGAAGCGCACCAGGTCCTGGATGAGCCGCTTGCCGCCGTCGTCCGCCGGATGCGCCTTGCCCGCCACCACGATCTGCACCGGCCGCTCCGGGTGCAGCAGCAGATCCAGCAGCCGGTCCCGGTCCCGCAGCATCAGCGTCAGCCGCTTGTACGACGGCACCCGGCGGGCGAAGCCAATGGTCAGGACGTCGGGATCCAGCACCCCGTCGATCCAGCCCAGCTCCGCGCTGCCCGCCCCGCGCTGCCGCCAGGACGCCCGCAGCCGCTCGCGCACCTCCACCACCAACTGCTCGCGCAGCACCCGGCGCAGCTCGAAGATGTCCTGGTCGGGGATGTCCGCCACCGCGTCCCAGCGGTCCGAGCCGCCGACGGTGAGCGCGTCCTCGGTGCGCTGGGCACCGATCTGCCGCGCGCCGAGCCGGAACACCTCGGGGGCCACCCAGGTCGGGGCGTGCACGCCGTTGGTGACCGAGGTGATCGGCACCTCGTCGGCGTCGAAGCCCGGCCAGAGCCCGGAGAACATCTCCCGGCTGACGTTGCCGTGCAGCAGCGAGACCCCGTTGGCGCGCTGGCCCAGGCGCAGGCCCATCACCGCCATGTTGAAGAGGTTCGGTTCGCCTCCCGGGTAGGTCTCCATGCCGAGCTGGAGGACGCGCTCGACGTCGATGCGCGGGAGTTCGGCGTCGGTGCCGAAGTGGCGGGCGACCAGCTCACGGTCGAAGCGGTCGATCCCGGCCGGGACCGGGGTGTGGGTGGTGAAGACGGTGCCCGCCCGCACCGCCTCCAGACCGGCGTCGAAGTCAAGACCCTGGTCGACGAGTTCGGCGATCCGCTCCAGGCCGAGGAAGCCCGCGTGCCCCTCGTTGGTGTGGAAGACCTCGGGTTCGGCGTGTCCGGTCAGTCGGCAGTACGTCCGGACCGCCCGCACCCCTCCTATGCCGAGGAGCATCTCCTGGAGCAGCCGGTGCTCGCTGCCGCCGCCGTAGAGCCGGTCCGTCACCCCGCGCTCGCCGAGGTCGTTCTCCTCCACGTCGGAGTCGAGGAGCAGCAGCGGGACCCTGCCCACCTGGGCCAGCCAGACCCTGGCGTGCAGCGAGCGGCCGCCGGGCAGCGCGAGGGAGACCTGCGTCGGCGTGGAGTCGGCCTCCCTGAGCAGGCCCACCGGCAGCTCGTTGGGGTCGAGCACCGGGTAGTGCTCCTGCTGCCAGCCGTCCCTCGAAAGGGTCTGCCGGAAGTAGCCGTGCCGGTACAGCAGCCCCACCCCGATCAGCGGCACCCCTAGATCGCTGGCCGCCTTCAGGTGATCGCCGGCCAGGATGCCCAGGCCGCCGGAGTACTGCGGAAGAGCGGCGGTGATGCCGAACTCGGGGGAGAAATAGGCGACGGCCGCCGGGAGCTCGGCGGACTGGGACTGGTACCAGCGGTCCCCGGAGACATAGTCGGCCAGATCGTCGGCGGCCGCGGTCAGCCGGCGCAGGAAGCGGCGGTCCTCGGCCAGTTCGGCCAGCCGGTCGGGAGACACACTGCCCAACAGCCTTATCGGGTCACCGTCGCAGGAGGCCCAGCGCTCGGGATCCACGGACTGGAACAGATCGCGGGTCTCCGCATGCCAGGACCAGCGCAGATTGCGCGCCAGATCGCTGAGCGGCCGGAGGGGTTCGGGGAGAACGGGACGGACGGTGAATCGACGGATCGCCTTCACATTCCACCTCGGCGTGCGTGCGGAAGAGGACGCACGGCAGTGTGCGTCCTGTCATCATCTGCACGGTATCGGTGCGAGCGCTCCGTAACCACGGCGCCTTTTCCCGCGTCTCCAGTGAAGCTGGAGCCCGACTCCATCCGGACGACCCGCACACTCCGGCCGAAAAGCGCCGCAACCTTCATGGATCCGCCATCGGCGATATGGCCGATTCCGCCCCCGTAGGCGTCCTTGTGGTGACTTCACCCCCCACGAGAGGCTGCTGATGGCGTTCCGGCCCGCGCCGGGTGCACCCGGCGGTCAGCGGTGGCCGGACGCCGAGTCGAGGAGGGGACTCGGACCATGGCACGGACGCGCACCAGGCGTCTGCGCTGGGCAGGGGGGCTGACCGCGGTGACCTGTGCCGCGGCACTTTCGGCCACCAGCCCGCCCGCGCACGCCGCACCGGAGGGGCGGATACTCGGCGCCGGTCAGCCCGGCACCGTCAGCGGAAGCTACCTGGTGACACTCAAAGGGGGAACACAGGCCAAGTCGGCGGCCGGTCAAGGACTGGTCGAGACGTTCGGGGCGAAAATCAGCCACACCTACGGCACGGTTCTCAACGGCTACGCGATCACCGCGAACGAGAGACAGGCCAAGCGGCTCGCGGCGGACCCCCGGGTCGCCTCGGTCGTCCAGGACACCAGGGTGACCCTGGAACACACCCAGAAGAATCCTCCGTCCTGGGGACTCGACCGTGTCGATCAGCGGAACCTGCCGCTCGACCAGAGGTACACCTGGCCGGAGTCCGCGGGCGCCGGGGTGACGGTGTATGTGATCGACACCGGTATCCGGATCTCGCACAAGGACTTCGGCGGCCGGGCGAGACACGGCTGGGACTTCGTGGGCAACGACAAGTCGGCGGGCGACGGCAACGGCCACGGCACCCATGTCGCGGGCACGGTCGCCGGGTCGAAGCACGGCGTCGCCAAACGGGCGAAGGTGGTCTCCGTGCGGGTCCTCGACAACGCCGGCGCCGGGACCACCGCCCAGGCCATCGCGGGCATCGACTGGGTGACCAGGAACGCCCGCAAACCGGCGGTCGCCAACCTCAGCCTGGGCGGCGGCTACAACGCCCAGCTGAACGCCGCCGTACGCAACTCCATCGCCTCCGGCGTCACCTACACGGTCGCCGCGGGCAACGACGGTCTCCCGGCGGCCCTGTACTCCCCGGCCAGTGTGGGCCCCGCCATCACGGTCGGCGCGACCGACCGCGGGGACGCCCGGGCGAGCTTCTCGAACTACGGCTCGGCCCTTGACCTGTTCGCCCCGGGCGTCGCGATCACCTCGACGTCGTCCGCGAGCGACAGCGCCAAGGCCACGTACTCCGGTACGTCGATGGCGGCGCCGCACGCGGCGGGGGCGGCCGCGCTCTATCTCGCCGACCATCGCAAGGCCACGCCCGCGACGGTGGCCAAGGCGCTGCGGGCGGATGCGGCGAGCGGAAAGGTCTCCGGGCGGGGGCTCGGCTCACCGAACAAACTGCTCCAGGTACCGGGCTCGTAGCGGTCTGTTCGCGGCCCGTTGAGAACGACGCGGAAGGATCGGCCCCGTCCCAGCCGGACGGGGCCGGTCTTGTGTGCCGACATACGCGTGAGTAGTTAACAAAGTGCCGGATTGCCCACCCGAATAGGGTGGGAAGGCTCCTCCGGTACGCCCCACAGGCACGCCACAGCAGTACCCCGCAGGACCCACCTCCCCACAGCCATCCGCCCACCCACGTTGACGCGGACAGGAGCGGTCATGCCCGCCACGCACCACTCGTCGGCACCCCCGACACGCAAGTCCGAAGCACCCCCCGTACACCGCCCGGCCACCGCCGGACCGAGCGTCGTGGAGGCACCCCCCACGGATCGAGTCCCCGGTGTCGGGCGCATACCAGTCCTCGACGTCCGTCCGTTCGTCCAGCGCGGCCGTCGGCCCGCCAAGGCGGTCGTGGGCGAGACGTTCCAGGTCTCGGCGACGGTGTTCCGCGAGGGGCACGACGCCGTGGCCGCCAATGTCGTACTGCGGGACCCCGAGGGCCGTGCGGGCCCGTGGACCCCGATGCGCGAACTGGAGCCGGGCACCGATCGCTGGGGCGCCGACGTCACCCCGGACGCCCCGGGCCTGTGGACGTACACCGTGGAGGCGTGGGGCGATCCGGTCACCACCTGGCGCCACCACGCCCGGATCAAGATCCCGGCGGGGATGGACACGGAGCTGGTCCTGGAGGAGGGCGCCCGGCTGTACGAGCGGGCGGCCACCGAGGTCCCCGCCAAGCAGCGGCGCGTCCTGCTCGCCGCGGCCGCCAACCTCCGGGACGAGTCCCACGCCCCGACAGCGCGTCTCACGGCGGCACTGTCCCCCGAGGTGGACAAGGTCCTGTCGCGGTATCCGTTGCGGGAGTTGGTGACCGTCTCGGATCCGCTGCCGTTGCTGGTGGAGCGGGAGCGGGCGTTGTTCGGGTCGTGGTACGAGTTCTTCCCGCGCTCGGAGGGCACGGTCGAGGTGCCGCACGGCACGTTCCGCACGGCGGCGCGCCGGCTGCCGGCGATCGCCCGGATGGGCTTCGACGTGGTGTATCTGCCGCCGATCCATCCGATCGGCACGACGTTCCGCAAGGGCCGCAACAACACCCTCGACCCCGCGCCGGAGGATGTGGGGGTGCCGTGGGCGATCGGCTCCCCGGAGGGCGGGCACGACGCCGTGCACCCGGCGCTGGGCACGCTGGAGGACTTCACCTGGTTCGTCGGCAAGGCCCGCGAGGAGGGGCTGGAGGTGGCGCTGGACTTCGCGCTCCAGTGCTCGCCGGACCATCCGTGGGTGCACAAGCACCCGGAGTGGTTCCATCACCGCCCCGACGGCACGATCGCCTATGCGGAGAACCCGCCGAAGAAGTACCAGGACATCTATCCCATCGCCTTCGACGCGGACCTGGACGGGCTCGTCGCGGAGACGCTGCGGGTGCTGCGGCACTGGATGGGCTGCGGGGTGCGGATCTTCCGGGTGGACAATCCGCACACCAAGCCGGTGCTGTTCTGGGAGCGGGTGATCGGGGAGATCAACCGCATCGACCCGGATGTGATCTTCCTGGCGGAGGCGTTCACCCGCCCGGCGATGATGCGCACCCTGGCGCAGGTCGGCTTCCAGCAGTCGTACACGTACTTCACCTGGCGCAACACCAAGCAGGAGCTGACCGAGTACCTGTCGGAGCTGTCGGGGGAGTCGGCGGCCTACATGCGGCCGAACTTCTTCGCCAACACCCCCGACATCCTGCACGCCTTCCTCCAGCACGGCGGCCGCCCCGCGTTCGCCCTGCGCGCCGTCCTCGCGGCCACCCTCTCCCCCACCTGGGGCATCTACAGTGGCTACGAGCTGTGCGAGAACCGCGCCCTGCGCGAGGGCAGCGAAGAGTACCTGGACTCGGAGAAGTACCAGTTGCGTCCACGTGACTGGGACACGGCGGACACCATCGCTCCACTCATCACCAAGCTGAACGCCGTCCGGCGCGCGAGTCCCGCCCTACGGCAGCTGCGTAGTCTCCACTTCCATCACGCCGACAAAGATCAGGTGATCGTCTACTCGAAGCGGTCGGGGTCGAACACGGTTCTGGTGGTCGTCAACCTCGACCCCCACCACACCCAGGAGGCCACGGTCTCGTTGGACATGCCGCAACTCGGCCTCGACTGGCACGAGTCGGTGCCGGTGCGCGACGAGCTCTCCGGCGAGACCTATCACTGGGGCAGGACCAACTATGTGCGCCTCGATCCGGGTCAGCGACCCGCGCACGTCTTCTCGGTTCTGCGACCGTCCACCCCGCAGATCGGAGGGTCACCCACAAAATGATCGTCAACGAGCCCGTCCCGGACACCTTCGAGGACACCCCAGCGGGCGACCGGGACCCCGACTGGTTCAAACGCGCCGTCTTCTACGAAGTCCTCGTCCGTTCCTTCCAGGACAGCAACGGCGACGGCGTCGGTGACCTCAAGGGCCTGACCGCCAAGCTGGACTATCTCCAGTGGCTCGGCGTGGACTGCCTGTGGCTGCCCCCGTTCTTCAAGTCCCCGCTGCGGGACGGCGGCTACGACGTCTCCGACTACACCGCCGTCCTGCCCGAGTTCGGCGACCTCGCCGACTTCGTGGAGTTCGTCGACGCCGCCCACCAGCGCGGCATGCGGGTCATCATCGACTTCGTCATGAACCACACCAGCGACCAGCACCCGTGGTTCCAGGAGTCGAGAAGAGACCCCGAAGGTCCCTACGGCGACTATTACATGTGGGCCGACGACGACAAGCAGTACGCGGACGCGCGGATCATCTTCGTCGACACCGAGGCCTCCAACTGGACCTTCGACCCGGTCCGCAAGCAGTACTTCTTCCACCGGTTCTTCTCCCACCAGCCGGATCTCAACTACGAGAACCCGGCCGTGCAGGAGGAGATGATCTCCGCGCTGCGGTTCTGGCTGGACCTGGGCATCGACGGATTCCGGCTGGACGCGGTGCCCTACCTCTATGCCGAGGAGGGCACCAACTGCGAAAACCTTCCGGCGAGCCATGAGTTCCTGAAGCGGGTGCGCAAGGAGATCGACGCCCACTATCCGGACACGGTGCTGCTGGCGGAGGCCAACCAGTGGCCGGAGGACGTCGTCGACTACTTCGGCGACTTCAGCAGCGGTGGCGACGAGTGCCACATGGCCTTCCACTTCCCGGTCATGCCCCGCATCTTCATGGCGGTCCGCCGCGAATCGCGCTACCCGGTCTCCGAAATCCTCGCCAAGACCCCGGCCATCCCGTCCGGCTGCCAGTGGGGCATCTTCCTGCGCAACCACGACGAGCTGACTCTGGAGATGGTCACCGACGAGGAACGCGACTACATGTGGGCGGAGTACGCCAAGGACCCCCGCATGCGCGCCAAC from Streptomyces davaonensis JCM 4913 encodes the following:
- the glgP gene encoding alpha-glucan family phosphorylase — translated: MKAIRRFTVRPVLPEPLRPLSDLARNLRWSWHAETRDLFQSVDPERWASCDGDPIRLLGSVSPDRLAELAEDRRFLRRLTAAADDLADYVSGDRWYQSQSAELPAAVAYFSPEFGITAALPQYSGGLGILAGDHLKAASDLGVPLIGVGLLYRHGYFRQTLSRDGWQQEHYPVLDPNELPVGLLREADSTPTQVSLALPGGRSLHARVWLAQVGRVPLLLLDSDVEENDLGERGVTDRLYGGGSEHRLLQEMLLGIGGVRAVRTYCRLTGHAEPEVFHTNEGHAGFLGLERIAELVDQGLDFDAGLEAVRAGTVFTTHTPVPAGIDRFDRELVARHFGTDAELPRIDVERVLQLGMETYPGGEPNLFNMAVMGLRLGQRANGVSLLHGNVSREMFSGLWPGFDADEVPITSVTNGVHAPTWVAPEVFRLGARQIGAQRTEDALTVGGSDRWDAVADIPDQDIFELRRVLREQLVVEVRERLRASWRQRGAGSAELGWIDGVLDPDVLTIGFARRVPSYKRLTLMLRDRDRLLDLLLHPERPVQIVVAGKAHPADDGGKRLIQDLVRFADDPRVRHRIVFLPDYGMAMAQKLYPGCDIWLNNPLRPLEACGTSGMKAALNGCLNLSVLDGWWDEWFQPDFGWAIPTADGSQTDPDRRDDIEAAALYDLLEQRVTPRFYERGQGGLPDRWIEMVRQTLTLLGPKVLAGRMVREYVERLYTPAALAHRSMDADSAQELAAWKARVRAAWHGVSVDHVETSVAATTAELGTTLSLRVRVGLGELAPDDVEVQAVSGRVDGEDRITDAATVPLKPTSGPDLDGRWVYEGPLSLDRTGPYGYTVRILPAHRLLASGAELGLVTAPSQDAVEGAGVLMR
- a CDS encoding S8 family peptidase; translated protein: MARTRTRRLRWAGGLTAVTCAAALSATSPPAHAAPEGRILGAGQPGTVSGSYLVTLKGGTQAKSAAGQGLVETFGAKISHTYGTVLNGYAITANERQAKRLAADPRVASVVQDTRVTLEHTQKNPPSWGLDRVDQRNLPLDQRYTWPESAGAGVTVYVIDTGIRISHKDFGGRARHGWDFVGNDKSAGDGNGHGTHVAGTVAGSKHGVAKRAKVVSVRVLDNAGAGTTAQAIAGIDWVTRNARKPAVANLSLGGGYNAQLNAAVRNSIASGVTYTVAAGNDGLPAALYSPASVGPAITVGATDRGDARASFSNYGSALDLFAPGVAITSTSSASDSAKATYSGTSMAAPHAAGAAALYLADHRKATPATVAKALRADAASGKVSGRGLGSPNKLLQVPGS
- a CDS encoding alpha-1,4-glucan--maltose-1-phosphate maltosyltransferase, encoding MPATHHSSAPPTRKSEAPPVHRPATAGPSVVEAPPTDRVPGVGRIPVLDVRPFVQRGRRPAKAVVGETFQVSATVFREGHDAVAANVVLRDPEGRAGPWTPMRELEPGTDRWGADVTPDAPGLWTYTVEAWGDPVTTWRHHARIKIPAGMDTELVLEEGARLYERAATEVPAKQRRVLLAAAANLRDESHAPTARLTAALSPEVDKVLSRYPLRELVTVSDPLPLLVERERALFGSWYEFFPRSEGTVEVPHGTFRTAARRLPAIARMGFDVVYLPPIHPIGTTFRKGRNNTLDPAPEDVGVPWAIGSPEGGHDAVHPALGTLEDFTWFVGKAREEGLEVALDFALQCSPDHPWVHKHPEWFHHRPDGTIAYAENPPKKYQDIYPIAFDADLDGLVAETLRVLRHWMGCGVRIFRVDNPHTKPVLFWERVIGEINRIDPDVIFLAEAFTRPAMMRTLAQVGFQQSYTYFTWRNTKQELTEYLSELSGESAAYMRPNFFANTPDILHAFLQHGGRPAFALRAVLAATLSPTWGIYSGYELCENRALREGSEEYLDSEKYQLRPRDWDTADTIAPLITKLNAVRRASPALRQLRSLHFHHADKDQVIVYSKRSGSNTVLVVVNLDPHHTQEATVSLDMPQLGLDWHESVPVRDELSGETYHWGRTNYVRLDPGQRPAHVFSVLRPSTPQIGGSPTK
- the treS gene encoding maltose alpha-D-glucosyltransferase is translated as MIVNEPVPDTFEDTPAGDRDPDWFKRAVFYEVLVRSFQDSNGDGVGDLKGLTAKLDYLQWLGVDCLWLPPFFKSPLRDGGYDVSDYTAVLPEFGDLADFVEFVDAAHQRGMRVIIDFVMNHTSDQHPWFQESRRDPEGPYGDYYMWADDDKQYADARIIFVDTEASNWTFDPVRKQYFFHRFFSHQPDLNYENPAVQEEMISALRFWLDLGIDGFRLDAVPYLYAEEGTNCENLPASHEFLKRVRKEIDAHYPDTVLLAEANQWPEDVVDYFGDFSSGGDECHMAFHFPVMPRIFMAVRRESRYPVSEILAKTPAIPSGCQWGIFLRNHDELTLEMVTDEERDYMWAEYAKDPRMRANIGIRRRLAPLLDNDRNQIELFTALLLSLPGSPILYYGDEIGMGDNIWLGDRDAVRTPMQWTPDRNAGFSSSDPGRLYLPTIMDPVYGYQVTNVEASMASPSSLLHWTRRMIEIRKQNPAFGLGSYTELQSSNPAVLAFLREYEDDIVLCVHNFSRFAQPTELDLRRFDGRNPVELFGGVRFPAIGELPYLLTLAGHGFYWFRLRKDNG